Within the Fundidesulfovibrio putealis DSM 16056 genome, the region TTTGACCATCTGGCGCTCCTATTTCCGGCCCTGTGCGCCAGAGTCCATGACCGTGGAAACCGACATGGCCACCACGTAGATGCCGTTCGGATTCTTCAGCACCTGCGCATCGGTGGCCGGAGGTTGCATCTGGATCGTCAACGTGGCCTGGTAATTCTCGCTGCTCATCTGGATGCCCGCATAACTGCGGGTCACTTCCGTCCATTCGACACGCCAGGATTCCGCGCTCACCTTGGAGGGGAGTGTCTTCACGATGACCTGGACCATGCGGTCCTTGCCTCGCTCAAAGGGATTGTACGTCTTGAGCCATTCCTTGACCTGGCCCCTGGCCGCCCCCTCCAAGAATGCATCGAGCTGGTCCACATACCGTTTCTGAATCTCCAGGTCCGGGCTCACCGTGCGCCAGCGGATAACGAAGTTGGCCAGCTCCGCCTGGATCACCTTCGTCGAAGGCCCGGTGGACTCGTCCGCCCTGCCCACGGCCATGGTTTGCCCCAGCTGGTCCACCTCGACCACGTAGGGTACGATCTTGCTCTTTGTGGCCTGCATCACGTTCCCGGCCACGGAGATGAAGCAGATTCCCAGCGTCACGATCGCCGTCGTGCGCCAAAACGCTTCCCTCTTGATGTAGCTGCCGTAACGCTCAAGCCATTCTTCGCGTCCGCTCACGTATGACGACTTCTCTTTGGGCGGTTGCGCCGCAGGACTCTCTTTCTTACGGAAAAACATCACGTGATCCCCCAGTGTTCTTTATGGACTTCAAGACTTCTTCTTCATGTTGTCATGCATCCGGCGTAAGTTCTGCATAGCTCGACCGGTATGGGTTCGTTTGTCGCCTTGCATGAACGCATCCTTATGGGCCTTGAACATGGACCCGGCCATGTGCCCCATTGCGCCAAAGCCGGTCTTCCCGGCTGCGCTGGCCATGCTCGCCGCCTGGGCCGTGGCCGATGCCCCACGCACTCCGGTCGCCGCCGCACCAATGGCCATTCCCGCAGCAGCGCCCGCGATCCCGGCCACCGCGCTCCCCAGCGCATGACCACTGCTCACGTGCGATCCAGAAACGATCCCGGCGCAAACCTCCGGAATGCTTTTGGAAAGTGCCAACAGCACAATTGATGCGCCGAGTACGACGAATATGCTTTCAAAAGTTGCTGGGGCACCCTTCAGCTCTTCCGCGAACTGCATTGCGATGGTTATGATGACTTCCAGCACGAAGAGCTTGATTCCGACCGCGAGTGCATAGCGCATGGCGTTAAACGCATATTCCTTGGTGTACGTCAGGCCGCCGAACCCTAGTAGTAACGTCGCCGCATTCAGGGCGATCATGGCCTCACACTTCACGAAGACAATTTGTGCTGTTATGAGCGCGAATACGATTAGCAACAGTGCCGCGCACAACACCATTCCAAACGCATTCATAGGTTCCCACTTTGTTATTCCATTTAATATATTTTTGACTATCGCAAGGCCCACATCAATCGGACCTGACTCGACCATGCTTGCGCCACCGAGCTGTCCGGAAATCTTTTTCAGCCCGTTGATGATATTCCACGACCATTCATGATAATTGGCGATGACCGCCCACATGAACATTGTAAACAGAATTACGAGCGCAAACTCCTTCAGAATGTTGTCTAGAGCTGATCTGTTGAGAGCTGCACGCACGCCAAAGACGAGGATGTTGAGGATCACGCACGTCCGAAACAGACTCATGGCGACGCCTGTCAGAACACTAGACCAAGCGTCGGTCTTTTCCTTGAATTTGGAAACGATTTGCACTATTATATCAGTGCTTGGTCCGCCGCTTCCGCCAGTTGGCGCTGGTGTCGCATCTCCCGAGGGAGGATACCCGTCGGCCTCAGGTGTCCACTGGTCATCGTACGGATTGAGAGGAGACGGTGGTGCTTCCACCGCATAGACCGCCACGGCAATTCCGAAAAACAGGAGTACTGTTGTTATGACGACGAACTTCAAATTATGCATTAGCATTACCCTCGTCATCCTTTGCGTTGGTGGATGCAACCAGAGCAGCAAGTGCAAAGACACTTCCAGCTTGAAAGGTGATGAGTTTGTGAAGGCTGTTGAACACAACATCGCCAATGGCTGCCCTGTCAGCGAGAAAGACAAGAAGGATGTCTATTCCATTCAACACATGTATGACACAGACAAACTTAAAAAACATTTGGACAAGCCTGCTTCAAAAGGTCCCGCTGCTGGATTTTAAAATCCGGCGGCAGGTGTAGTTGAAGTCGGAGCGTTCAGCTTGTCAGTCTTCGTGGCCTGCCCCCACGCTTCCTGGTCGAGCACCTTTTTGCGCTCGTTCATGGCCTGCTGGGCCTGGGCCTGGGTGGAGACCGCAAAGAGCTGCCTCAGCTTCTGGCTCTCCTGAAGCAGTCGGCCCAGGAGCTGGTTCCCCGCCATGACGGCCTTCACCTGGCCGTCAGGGGTCTGCATGAGTTGCTGCACGTCCGTGTCGAGCTGGTCTGCGTTCTGCTCGATGTCTTCGATCTGCTGCCCAGACACCTCGAAAGCCGCCTGCTGCGCATCCATGGCAGCCTGGTCAATGGCGTCCTTCTCCTCGCCGACCTCGTTGGGGTTTTTCCACGGCTTCGCGCTGCCGCCATCGGCGGAAGGCAGAGTCAACCCCTTCTTGGGCGGATAAATCTTGTTGAATATCTGGCTCAACGCCGAGGCATCGCCTCGGTTGAGCTTCAACTGTTTCGACAGCTGTGAAACCTGGCTAAACTGTCCTTGCAACTGCCCAAGTATGCTTGAGGGCAGGGAAGCCGTATTTTTCAGCATGTTCTGGTACTGATCAAAACCCGTCTGGACCATCTGTATCTGTTTCTGCGTCTGCTGCATGGCCTCGCTGACCTGCTTGTA harbors:
- the trbL gene encoding P-type conjugative transfer protein TrbL, producing MHNLKFVVITTVLLFFGIAVAVYAVEAPPSPLNPYDDQWTPEADGYPPSGDATPAPTGGSGGPSTDIIVQIVSKFKEKTDAWSSVLTGVAMSLFRTCVILNILVFGVRAALNRSALDNILKEFALVILFTMFMWAVIANYHEWSWNIINGLKKISGQLGGASMVESGPIDVGLAIVKNILNGITKWEPMNAFGMVLCAALLLIVFALITAQIVFVKCEAMIALNAATLLLGFGGLTYTKEYAFNAMRYALAVGIKLFVLEVIITIAMQFAEELKGAPATFESIFVVLGASIVLLALSKSIPEVCAGIVSGSHVSSGHALGSAVAGIAGAAAGMAIGAAATGVRGASATAQAASMASAAGKTGFGAMGHMAGSMFKAHKDAFMQGDKRTHTGRAMQNLRRMHDNMKKKS
- a CDS encoding type IV secretion system protein; its protein translation is MSGREEWLERYGSYIKREAFWRTTAIVTLGICFISVAGNVMQATKSKIVPYVVEVDQLGQTMAVGRADESTGPSTKVIQAELANFVIRWRTVSPDLEIQKRYVDQLDAFLEGAARGQVKEWLKTYNPFERGKDRMVQVIVKTLPSKVSAESWRVEWTEVTRSYAGIQMSSENYQATLTIQMQPPATDAQVLKNPNGIYVVAMSVSTVMDSGAQGRK